The nucleotide sequence ATCCAGATCGTGTTTCGAAGTCCTCCCAGGCCCGGAACAAGCGCAAACGCATAGAAGAACCCGATGCCCGCGACGACGCCCGGCACCGCGCGAGGAAACAACGCGATGTAGTGCAGCGGCGCTCGCCAGCGGAAATCTGAGCGCAGAACGATGATTGCGATCAGGGCGACCATCGCGGTGGCGATGACGCCACCGAGCGTGCTGACGATGAACGAGTTCCAGATCGAGCGCGGGTAGACCGGATACTCGAGCATGTTGGCGAAGTTGCCGAGAGTCAGCACCTCGGTGATCGGCACCATCGGCGACAGCAGGCTGGTGAAGGCGCGCAGCAGCAGCGCGCCGATCGGCATCACAACTGTTGCCGTGATGTAGATCGCCGAGACGATGCAAAGCGGCCAGCGCAGACTGCTCAGGCGGAAAGGGCGCGGTCGCGTGGCCTTGCCACCGAGTGTGACAAAACGCCGGGTGCTGCCGAGCAGGCGTCCTTGCAGCCAGACCAAGACGCAGACAACGGCAAGCATCAGCACGGCTGCCGTTGCCACCAGCCCGTGATCGGGGCGCGCCGACGCCACGCCGTTGTTGTAGAGGAACGTAGTCAGCACAGTGATGCCGGCGGGATCTCCGAACACCAGCGGAATCGCGAGCAGTTCCAATCCCACCGTGAAGTTCAGCACCGCACTATAGGCGATCGCCGGCATCAGCAGGGGCAGCGTGATCCGCCACAAGGTCCTCAAGGTGCCGGCGCCAGCCACGCGCGCGGCTTCCTCCAGCGTCGGATCGGTAATCGAGGCCGAGGACATGCAGTAGATGTAGGCGACCGGCGCTTGCGAGACGCCGGCGATCATCGCCATGCCCGGCAGCGAGTAGAGATTCCACGGCGCGCCGTCGAAGATCGACTGAACAAGAAGCGTCAAGTAACCGGCCGGTCCGTAAATCGTGTACCAGCCGAACGACAGCACCAGCGCCGAGAGATAGATCGGCCACAGGAACAGCTCGCCAAACAGCCGCGCAAACGGCATGTCGGTGCGGCCGAACAGCACCGCTGCCAGCGTGCCAAGCGCCTGCGAAATCACGGTAGTGAGGGTGGCGAAAACAAACGTGTTCCAGATGACGAGTGCAAAGCCGTCGGTGCGAAGCAGGCGGCCGAAGTTGCTCAGCGTGAGCTGCTGGCCGGAATCGTAGAGCGCGCGATCCAGCATAGATTGATAGAGAACGGGAAGCAGAGGCGCTGCGATCAGAACAACTGTCAGCAGCGCCATGCCGTACTGGATGACCGTATCGCGGCCGGGCAGCGGCTTCGGCAGTGCGTCCGTAGCCGTCGGCGCTAGCGCGCTGCTTGCGTCAAGCGACATTGAAAGTCTTTTTCCAGCGCGCCAGGAAGCTGTCGTAGTCCCGCAGGGCGTCCCGATCGTAGCCGATGTAGCAAATGTTCTGCTCGCCGACGGCTTGCACGATTGACGAGTATGTATGGCGGATGCCGTCGCCCGGCTGCACACCTGGTCGCGCCGGCGTCAGGCCACCCCGTCCGAATGCGCGCTGACCGTCCTCCGAGATGATGTAGTCGAGCATCAACTTGGCGGCGTTGACGTTTTTCGACCCCTTCGGAATGGCGACGCCACGCAGCACAACCGGCTGACCATCGCCGATGAAGCTCCAGCCGAGGATGCGAGCGCGCGCCGGATCATTCAGGCGGGGCCAGAAGGTGATGGCCGAAACAAACCAGCCCGTGGCGTATTCGCCGGAGGTCACCTTTTCGGTCATCGGCCCGCCGGAGCGCTCGAACCGAGGCGAAAGCTTCGCAAGCTGAGCGAACCAGTCCCAGGCCTTCTCGCCGTGCTTCTTCACGAACGCGTAGCTGATGCCATAGCCGAAGGTGGTTTGATGCACGCCGTAGCTGGTGATGCGGTTGCGCCAGGCCTTCTCGTTTGTCACCGCAAGCTCGACGAACTCCGCAAGCGTCTTGGGGCGCTTGCCGTCCGGCACCAGCGTGTTGTTCCAGATCAGCGCCATCGGATCGGACGAAACGGTGTAGACGCCGGGAAACGGCTTCGACCAGTCCGGCCACGCCTGCGCCTCGGGTGACGCATAGTCGAGGATTTCACCGCGCTCCTGGAAGTCGATCCATCCGCCCGGATCAGCCGTTGCGATGAGGTCGCAGGTGCGGCTGTTGGTGCTCCGCTCGGCCAGATAACGTTCAAAGCTCTCGCGGGACGCGGGCAGATCCAGCGTCTCGACCTTGACCTTCGGGTAGAGCTTGTTGAAGCCTTCAATCACGGGCCGCCAGTTTTCGGGCGACATGATCGAATAAATGAGTAGGCTGCTCTCGTTCTGGGCGTCCTCGATGATCTTTTGATAATTCTCAGGATATCCGTTCGGCGCAGCCTGCGCCGTGCCCCGGAGTCCTACAGTCGCGCCGAGGACCGACATCACCATCAAGCTTCTACGATCGATGCCCGACATCCATGTTCCTCCCGCCGCCGCGATTTGTTATGCACATTTATTGGCGCCAATTTGTGCGCAACTAGCTTTGACAAGTCAAGCGCTCCGAAAAGGGAAGCAGCCATGAAAGTACGGAAGGAGCAGAAGAGACTGTTGGCGGTGGAAATCGGTGCCGCCATCCTGCAAGGCGACTATCGGCCGGGCGAATGGTTGCGCCAGATCGACCTGGAGGAGGCCTTCGTTGCGAAACGTTTCGACGTCCGAAGTGCACTGACCCAACTCGCCGCAAGCGGGATGGTGACCCATGTCGAAAATCGTGGGTACCGGGTCGCACAACCCGACCTGAATGTGGTTCGCGAGATATTGGAGATCCGCATGTTGCTGGAGGTTGAAGCGGCAACGCAGGCGTTACCGAATATCGGCCCCATCGAATTTGGAAAAATCAAGCAAGCCCAGAAACTCTTTGAAGATGCTGTGGCGCGCGGCAGCAAAGCGGACCAAGCAAATACTAACGCAGCCTTTCACGACGAGATCTATCGCCATGCAGCAAACCAATCGCTCGCCAGGCTCATCGTCGAAATCCGAAATCGCGCCAGACCAGGACCGATCGCCTTGTGGCCGTCGAATGCCGAGTTGCAAAGAAGTGCTGCACACCACGTCGAGATTGTCGATGCGATCGAGTCTCGCGATCTCGCTGCACTCATTGCAGCAGTGCGGCGCCACATTGCCGAATCCGGCGCCAACTATCCGGCGCGCGATCACAGTCCGACCAAGAAGACCTGAGCAACCTTCGATTAAATTAATGGAGAGAGAGCTGAGGTGTGCTCCCGTTGGTTTGACGCAAGTTTTGGCGTGGCGCGCTGATTCAATCCGTGCCTGAAAGAAACTAACCCCGCCCGCGATAGGGCGCGACGCCCTGCTCGGGTACCCAGAGGCCCCTTGGCACGCGGCCGGTCTGCCAGAATACGTCGATCGGAATGCCGCCGCGCGGGTACCAGTAGCCGCCGATGCGCAGCCATTTTGGCTTGATCTCGGAGGCGATGCGCTTGCCGATCATCACGGTGCAATCCTCGTGGAAGGCGCCGTGATTGCGAAAGCTCGCGATGTAGAGTTTGAGCGACTTCGACTCCAGCAGCCACGCGCCCGGTGCGTAATCGATCATCAGATGCGCGAAATCCGGCTGGCCCGTGACCGGGCAGAGCGAGGTGAATTCCGGCACGGTGAAGCGCACCAGATAGTCCGTACCCTTTTGCGGATTGGGCACGCGGTCGAGCTGGGCTTCTTCCGGTGTGTGCGGCCACTCGACCGCGCGGCCGAGCTGGAGAGATTTTTTCGCCATCGTCGTCATCCTTTTGCGGATGTCGGGATGGACGCAATTGTGGCCGTCGTCAACCGGCGGCGATGGTCTGGATCATGACGATCCGGTCGTTGCCGGATTCGCAGCCCCACAGCTCGCCCGGCCGGCCGTCGAGCTGACGGACATTGGCATTCGCCTTGTCGCTGGCGAACACGTTGAACTGCTCGCTCGCCGGATCAAACCGGAGAATCGCGTTCGCCGAGAAGTCGGTCAGCCAGACCTTGTCCTTGTCGTCGACATAGACCGCGTAGGTGCGGGGGCGCTCGCCCGGCAGCTTCCAGCTCTTCCATGAGCCGTCGGCGGGATCGTGCACCGACACATGCCCGCTGTTCCACTCGCTGACCCAGATCCGGCTCTTCGAATCCGACCAGACGCGCCGTGCCCCCTGGTTCGGCGTCGGCGGCTCGACGACATGAGCATTGCCGGTGGCCGGATCGATCTTGGCGATATAGCTCCCCGCAAGCGAGGCGTACCAGATGTCACCCTTGGGCGTGGCCGTGATGCCGTAGGGACCGACGCCCTTCGGCGCCTTGAACACGCTCATCTCGCCGGACTTCGGCGCGAGGCGGCCGTAGTAACCGGATTGTCCGGTGAACCAGTAGGTCCCGGACTTGTCGAACACGCCGGTGTTGAGATTGGCGGAAGCGAATTTCTCAGGCAGGCGGAACAACGTGACCTTGAGGTCGCTAGGGTCGACACGCGCGATCGCGTTCTGGCCGCCCTCAGTGATCCACGGCGCGCCGTCGGGACCGATCGTCACGCCGTGGGGCGCTGCGCCTTGTCCGAGGCTGACGGTCTCGTACGAGCCATCCTTCGGATCGAGCCTGCCGAGCATGCCCTTGCCTTGTGCGGTGAACCAGATGCGGCCATCGGGCGCCGGCGTGAGATCGTGCAGGCCGATGCCGGGGCTGATGGGGAAATATTTCGTCCGGAACGGGGCCTCTTGGGCAAAACTTGGGCGAACCGTGAGAAGGGCGACACTCGAGGCAAGAAACTGGCGACGATTCATGGCGTTACCCCGACTGTTTCAGATTGAGGTTGGACGCGCAGATCAGATGCGGTCGAGCTTAGTCTGAGGCACTTCACGCGTCAGTCGAAGCGGCCGGTCCAAGCGTTCACATTTGCTTGCGCTCCGTGTAAGACGCGCGGCGAACCGATCAGCTCCAACGAACGGAAGTGCAACATCATGACCGCCATTGTCGACATCATCGGCCGCGAAATCCTGGACAGCCGCGGCAATCCCACCGTCGAGGTCGACGTCGTGCTGGAGGACGGCTCGCTCGGCCGCGCCGCGGTGCCGTCCGGCGCGTCCACCGGTGCCCACGAGGCGGTGGAACTGCGCGACGGCGACAAGGCCCGTTATCTCGGCAAGGGCGTTTCCAAGGCCGTCGGTGCCGTCAACGGCGAGATCTTCGAGGCCTTGAGCGGCATCGATGTCGAGCATCAGGTCCAGATCGACCAGATCATGATCGACCTCGACGGCACGCCGAACAAGAGCCGGTTAGGTGCCAACGCCATCCTCGGCGTTTCGCTCGCCTGCGCCAAGGCGGCCGCGAACTCGCTCGACATGCCGCTCTATCGCTATGTCGGCGGCACCTCGGCGCGGCTTCTGCCGGTGCCGATGATGAACATCATCAATGGCGGCGTGCATGCCGACAATCCGATCGACTTCCAGGAATTCATGATCCTGCCGGTCGGTGCGCCGACCTTCGCCGAGGGCCTGCGCTACGGCGCCGAAGTCTTCCACACGCTGAAGTCCGAGCTGAAGAAGGCCGGCCACAACACCAATGTCGGCGACGAGGGCGGCTTCGCCCCGAATCTGCCGTCGGCCGACGCCGCGCTCGACTTCGTCGTGAACGCGATCGGCAAGGCCGGCTTCAAGGTGGGCAGCGACGTCGTGCTCGGCCTCGACTGCGCCTCGACCGAGTTCTTCAAGGACGGCAAGTACGTCTATGAAGGCGAGGGCAAGACCCGCTCGGTGTCCGAACAGGCCAAGTATCTCGCCGATCTCGTCTCGCGCTATCCGATCGTCACCATCGAGGACGGCATGTCCGAAGACGACATGGACGGCTGGAAAGAGCTCACAGACCTGATCGGCAACAAGTGCCAGCTCGTCGGCGATGATCTCTTCGTCACCAACGTCAAGCGCCTGTCGGACGGCATCAAGGCAGGACGCGCCAACTCGATCCTGATCAAGGTCAACCAGATCGGTACGCTGACCGAGACGCTCGCCGCCGTCGAGATGGCGCACAAGGCCGGCTACACCTCGGTGATGTCGCACCGCTCCGGTGAGACCGAGGATTCCACCATCGCCGATCTCGCGGTCGCCACCAATTGCGGTCAGATCAAGACCGGCTCCCTTGCGCGCTCCGATCGCACCGCCAAATACAATCAGCTCCTGCGCATCGAGCAGCAGCTCGGCAAGCAGGCGCTCTATGCCGGCAAGGCGGCGCTGAAGGCGCTGGCATAAGCCGGCGCTTTGACAGAACACGGGAGGATCGACATGAGCGACGGCAAGACCGGACTGCAACTGCGTTCGCTGATCAAGGCGAGCGGTGAGCTGGAAATCTCGCTCGTCGACGTGCCGACCCCCGAACCCGCCGCGGACGAGGTCGTCGTCCGCGTCGAGGCGACGCCGATCAACCCGTCCGACCTCGGCCTGCTCGTCGGCGCCGCCGACATGAGCACGGCCAAGGCCTCGGGTACGAAAGCTTCGCCCGTGATCACCGCACAGGTGCCCGCAGCCGCGCTGCGGGCGATGGCAGGCCGGCTCGACCAGTCCATGCCGGTCGGCAATGAGGGCGCCGGCGTCGTCATCAGGACCGGCTCGTCGGATGCTCCGAAAGCGCTGATGGGCAAGACGGTGGCGATGATCGGCGGCGCGATGTACGCGCAATATCGCACGCTGAAGGTGAGGGAGTGTCTGCCGCTGCCGGCCGGCACGACGCCCGCCGAAGGCGCATCCTGCTTCGTCAATCCACTCACAGCGCTCGGCATGACCGAGACCATGCGTCGCGAAGGCCACAAGGCGCTGGTGCACACCGCGGCTGCCTCCAATCTCGGGCAGATGCTGAACAAGATCTGCCTCAAGGACGGCATCCCGCTCGTCAACATCGTGCGCAGCAAAGAGCAGGCGGACATCCTGAAGAAGATCGGCGCAAAGCATGTCGTCGACTCCACCTCGCCGAGCTTTCTTGGCGATCTCACCGACGCGCTGGTCGAGACCGGCGCCACCATCGCCTTCGACGCCATCGGCGGCGGCAAGCTCGCCGGTGACATCCTCAATTGCATGGAAGCCGCGATCAACAAGACCGCGAAAGAATATAGCCGCTACGGCTCCAACGTGCACAAGCAGGTCTATGTCTACGGCGCGCTCGACACGCGACCGATCGAACTGCCGCGCGGCTTCGGCATGGCCTGGGGCGTCGGCGGCTGGCTGCTGTTTCCGTTCCTGATGAAGATCGGGCAGGCCGATGCCGCCAAGCTGCGTCAGCGCGTGGTCGACGAATTGAAGACCACCTTTGCCAGCCACTACACCAGGGTGGTCTCGCTCCAGGAAGCGCTCGATCCGGCCAACATCGCCGTGTACGCCAAACGGGCTACCGGCGAAAAATTCCTCATCAACCCAAATAAATCTTCGTGATGTGCTAGGGCACGTCGCCCAAAGAAGGTCTTGCCTTCTGAGCGAAGCGGGAGAACATTCGCGCCGCAATTGAAAGCGGGACAAACCGCACGCAAAGGGGACATCTCCATGACAGATCTCAATCGCCGCCACTTGCTCGCGGGCGCGGCCGCCGTCGGCGCGGCTGCCGTGACCGGACTGGGACCGACCGTTGCCAATGGCGCAGTGCCGCAAAGCGGAGCACAGGCGCCGGGCTTCTACCGCTACAAGATCGGCAGCTTCGAATGCACCTCGATCAACGACGGCGCGCGCAGCTTCCCGATGCCCGACAAGTTCGTCGTCAACGTTCCGAAGGAAGAGGCGCTCGCCGCCGCCGATGCCGCCTACATGCCGAAGGGCATGGTCACGATCCCGTTCAATCCGCAGCTCATCAACACCGGCTCCAAGCTGGTGCTGATCGACAGCGGCAACGGCGTTGCGAATTTCGAGGCGAGCAAGGGCGCGGTCGGCCGTACCCTGCAGAACCTCGCGGCCGCCGGCGTCGATCCCAAGAGCATCGACATCGTGTTGCTGTCGCATCTGCATCCCGACCATACCAACGGCATCCGTTTGGCCGACGGCTCGCTTGCCTTCCCGAATGCGGAGATCATGGTGCCGGCGAAGGACTGGGAGTTTTGGGCCAGCGAGGAGAACGCGGGCAAGGCCTCCAGCGACATGATGAAGAACTACTTCGCGAACGTGAAGAAGACGTTCGCCGGGCTCGAGTCGAAGGTGACGAAGTACGAATGGGGCAAGGAAGTTGCGCCCGGCATCACCTCGATCGCGACGCCCGGCCATACGCCTGGCCACACCTCGTTCGCGGTTGCCTCGGGCAACGCGAAAGTGCTGATCCAGTCCGACGTCACCAACATTCCGGAGCTGTTCCTGCGCAATCCGGATTGGCACGTGGCATTCGACACTGATGCAGCGCTGGCGCAGGAGACCCGCCACAAGTTCTACGACATGGCGGCGGCGGAGAAGGCGACTGTGGTCGGCTTCCACTTCACCTTCCCCTCGGTCGGCCATGTCGAGAAAGACGGCGCGAAATATCGCCTGATCCCGTCGGCCTGGAATCCGACGATCTGATCGCGCACGCCATCGGAAACATCAGGCCGCCTTCGGGCGGCCTGATTGTTTTGGGCAACAGTTCAATTCCGTGAACGCAGCGTTTCCAAATCGGCACGGTTCATGCACTTGCATCCACTGATGCAGCCGGATTAAGTGCGCGACTATCCCGCTGGAGATTAAGGACACAAACCATGGCCTATCACATCGTCACGCTCGTCGGCAGCCTGCGCAAGGAAGGCTTTTCCATCAAGATCGCCAATGCCCTCGCCAAGCTTGCCCCGAGCTCGCTCTCGCTCGAAGTGGTGACGCCAGCGGGCATTTCCTTCTTCAACCAGGACCTCGAGGGCGCGCCGCCCGCCGACTGGCTGGCCTTCCGTGAAAAGCTCCAGAAGTCGAACGGCGTGCTGTTTGTCACCCCCGAATACAACCGCTCGATCCCGGGCGTGCTGAAGAACGCCATCGATGTCGCCTCGCGGCCCTATGGCAAGAGCTCCTTCAACGGCAAGCCGGCTGGCATCATCTCCAACTCGCCGGGTCCGCTCGGTGGTGTCAGCGCAGCCAAGCATCTCCAGAACATCCTGCCCGGCATTGCCGGCCCGATCCTCCAGCAGCCGGAGATTTACCTGAACGGCGTCGGCGACGCCTTCGATGCCGCGGGCAACCTGACCAAGGACTCCCTGAAGACCGTCCTGCAGCAGTACCTCGACGCCTTCGCCGCGCACGTCGCGAAGAACCAGGGCTGACGTAAACACTGCCCGCAACATCGTAGGTCCTCATCCTGAGGAGACCGCGAAGCGGTCATCTCGAAGGATGGCCGCGGGAGACAGCCGGGCCTTCATGGTTCGAGACGGCGCTTCGCGCCTCCTCGCCATGAGGGTCTGGTCGCGTGGTCGGGCAGGGGTAGGCCAGCAAGCTGGAATTAGCACTCCCTTAACCAACCTGTCCCATCTTGCCGGACATGGTCTCCCGCGCGCGCCTGAAGTCGATCCTGACCGGCCTTGCTCTCTACACGATGGCGGCCGCCATCGTCGGCTATTTCGGCATCAATGCCTATACCGGCAAGTACGGCCTGAACGCGCGCCAGGAGCTCGACCAGGAGATCATCGCGCTGACCAGCGAACTGGCGCAGCTCAAGCGCGAGCGCGCCAGGAGCGAGCAGCGCGTGTCACTGCTCCGCAGGGAAAAGATCGACCCGGATATGCTCGACGAGCGGGCGCGCTTCCAGCTCGACTACGTCAATCCGCATGATCTCGTTCGGATGAACCCGACGAACTGACGCTTTCCGAAACTTCCGCAACTGGTGTCGAAAGTCGGCGTCGACTTCCGATAGCCTCGTACCGAAAGTCGTAAGGCGTTGTCGGATTGTCGCCTTGACGGCGGCGCGGCGCTGGGTTCATGGCATGGGCTGCGTGCAGGGCCGGCCAAGGTTGACGCAGATCAATCGGGCTGTGCCGCCACCGCGTAGACTGTTCTCGGAGGAAACAGTGATGAATGGGCCAATGTCCCGGCATCACGCGGCCCGCGTCGAGGCCGCCATCGTATCAGGCCAGGCGGCCCGCTCCGCGCTCGTGGCCTCGTGGCGGCGCGCGTCCCGACTGCATCACCTCGATCCTGGCGGCCGCAGCCCGCCGCTGCGGCTGAGCGACGCCGAATTGCGCCAGGCGCGCGAGCGCATCGGGCCGCTTCTGGCGGCCGCGCAAGCCGCGATGGACCGGCTTTATCAGGCTGTGGGCGCAGCCGGCTGCTGCGTGCTGCTTGCCGACGGGAAGGGCGTGCCGGTCGACCGTCGCGGCACGCCGGCCGACGACGCGACGTTTCAATCCTGGGGCCTGTGGACCGGCGCGCTGTGGAGCGAGGAGCACGAGGGCACCAACGGCATCGGCACCTGCGTTGTCGAGCAGCGGCCGCTGACGATCGACCGCGACCAGCACTTCTTCACCCGCAATACGCTTCTGAGTTGCACCGCCGTTCCGATCTACGACCATAACGGGATGTTTGCCGGCGTACTCGACGTCTCCTCCTGCCGCGCCGACCGCACCGACGCCATCTCCAGCCTGATCGCGCTTGCGGCGGGCGAAGCGGCAAAGCGCATCGAGGCCGATCTGTTTCGCCGCGCCTTTGCCCATGCCCGCATCCTGCTGACGCCTGCCTCCGACGGCCAGGGCGGCGGTCTCGTCGCGGTCGATGCTGATGATCTCGTGATTGGCGCGACCCGATCCGCCCGGGTGGGACTCGGGATCGCGCCCGGTCGCCCGTTACGGCCGATGCCTGCGGCCGATCTTCTCGGCGGCGATACGGCGCACGATCATCTTGCCGGCGGTCAGCGCGCGGTGCTGCAGCGGGCGCTGCTGCGCGCGGGCGGCAATGTTTCGGCGGCCGCCAAGGCCCTCGGCGTCAGCCGTGCCACGCTGCATCGAAAGCTTAAGCGGTTTGAACTGAAGCACTAAGCCCCAGTTCCTTTCCACGCACATAACTGAACCCTCATGGTGAGGAGGCGCGAAGCGCCGTCTCGAACCATGAAAGGCCCCGCTGTCGCCCGCGGCCATCCTTCGAGGCGCCCAACGGGCGTGCTCCTCGGGATGAGGCCGGGGTATCTTGTGGCCACGTCACCTGTCGCAGAACTGCGACAGGTCGGCCTGACCATCGCTTCCGCCCGGGCTGACAGGAAATCGCTCCCGCGAGATCGTCGGTGCAAGTCGCACAGGCGCAAACGCACGCGACGAATTGCGCAAACAGCAACATCGGGAGTGATCAATGAACAAGGTGGAATTCCTCAGCGTCACCAAAGTTCCCTTCGCCGCA is from Bradyrhizobium sp. ISRA430 and encodes:
- a CDS encoding iron ABC transporter permease, whose amino-acid sequence is MSLDASSALAPTATDALPKPLPGRDTVIQYGMALLTVVLIAAPLLPVLYQSMLDRALYDSGQQLTLSNFGRLLRTDGFALVIWNTFVFATLTTVISQALGTLAAVLFGRTDMPFARLFGELFLWPIYLSALVLSFGWYTIYGPAGYLTLLVQSIFDGAPWNLYSLPGMAMIAGVSQAPVAYIYCMSSASITDPTLEEAARVAGAGTLRTLWRITLPLLMPAIAYSAVLNFTVGLELLAIPLVFGDPAGITVLTTFLYNNGVASARPDHGLVATAAVLMLAVVCVLVWLQGRLLGSTRRFVTLGGKATRPRPFRLSSLRWPLCIVSAIYITATVVMPIGALLLRAFTSLLSPMVPITEVLTLGNFANMLEYPVYPRSIWNSFIVSTLGGVIATAMVALIAIIVLRSDFRWRAPLHYIALFPRAVPGVVAGIGFFYAFALVPGLGGLRNTIWILIAAFTMHFIPVGLGAVAPMLMQMSPDFDRAARTQGADWWTTSRRIVLPLLRPALVACFIILFITFFKEYTTAIFLFAPGSEVIGTTLLQAWTQGEVGLVSALATVQILVIGVCVTAARAFLGVKLYG
- a CDS encoding extracellular solute-binding protein, coding for MSGIDRRSLMVMSVLGATVGLRGTAQAAPNGYPENYQKIIEDAQNESSLLIYSIMSPENWRPVIEGFNKLYPKVKVETLDLPASRESFERYLAERSTNSRTCDLIATADPGGWIDFQERGEILDYASPEAQAWPDWSKPFPGVYTVSSDPMALIWNNTLVPDGKRPKTLAEFVELAVTNEKAWRNRITSYGVHQTTFGYGISYAFVKKHGEKAWDWFAQLAKLSPRFERSGGPMTEKVTSGEYATGWFVSAITFWPRLNDPARARILGWSFIGDGQPVVLRGVAIPKGSKNVNAAKLMLDYIISEDGQRAFGRGGLTPARPGVQPGDGIRHTYSSIVQAVGEQNICYIGYDRDALRDYDSFLARWKKTFNVA
- a CDS encoding GntR family transcriptional regulator, producing the protein MKVRKEQKRLLAVEIGAAILQGDYRPGEWLRQIDLEEAFVAKRFDVRSALTQLAASGMVTHVENRGYRVAQPDLNVVREILEIRMLLEVEAATQALPNIGPIEFGKIKQAQKLFEDAVARGSKADQANTNAAFHDEIYRHAANQSLARLIVEIRNRARPGPIALWPSNAELQRSAAHHVEIVDAIESRDLAALIAAVRRHIAESGANYPARDHSPTKKT
- the queF gene encoding preQ(1) synthase, which produces MTTMAKKSLQLGRAVEWPHTPEEAQLDRVPNPQKGTDYLVRFTVPEFTSLCPVTGQPDFAHLMIDYAPGAWLLESKSLKLYIASFRNHGAFHEDCTVMIGKRIASEIKPKWLRIGGYWYPRGGIPIDVFWQTGRVPRGLWVPEQGVAPYRGRG
- a CDS encoding lyase; this translates as MNRRQFLASSVALLTVRPSFAQEAPFRTKYFPISPGIGLHDLTPAPDGRIWFTAQGKGMLGRLDPKDGSYETVSLGQGAAPHGVTIGPDGAPWITEGGQNAIARVDPSDLKVTLFRLPEKFASANLNTGVFDKSGTYWFTGQSGYYGRLAPKSGEMSVFKAPKGVGPYGITATPKGDIWYASLAGSYIAKIDPATGNAHVVEPPTPNQGARRVWSDSKSRIWVSEWNSGHVSVHDPADGSWKSWKLPGERPRTYAVYVDDKDKVWLTDFSANAILRFDPASEQFNVFASDKANANVRQLDGRPGELWGCESGNDRIVMIQTIAAG
- the eno gene encoding phosphopyruvate hydratase, translating into MTAIVDIIGREILDSRGNPTVEVDVVLEDGSLGRAAVPSGASTGAHEAVELRDGDKARYLGKGVSKAVGAVNGEIFEALSGIDVEHQVQIDQIMIDLDGTPNKSRLGANAILGVSLACAKAAANSLDMPLYRYVGGTSARLLPVPMMNIINGGVHADNPIDFQEFMILPVGAPTFAEGLRYGAEVFHTLKSELKKAGHNTNVGDEGGFAPNLPSADAALDFVVNAIGKAGFKVGSDVVLGLDCASTEFFKDGKYVYEGEGKTRSVSEQAKYLADLVSRYPIVTIEDGMSEDDMDGWKELTDLIGNKCQLVGDDLFVTNVKRLSDGIKAGRANSILIKVNQIGTLTETLAAVEMAHKAGYTSVMSHRSGETEDSTIADLAVATNCGQIKTGSLARSDRTAKYNQLLRIEQQLGKQALYAGKAALKALA
- a CDS encoding zinc-binding dehydrogenase, whose protein sequence is MSDGKTGLQLRSLIKASGELEISLVDVPTPEPAADEVVVRVEATPINPSDLGLLVGAADMSTAKASGTKASPVITAQVPAAALRAMAGRLDQSMPVGNEGAGVVIRTGSSDAPKALMGKTVAMIGGAMYAQYRTLKVRECLPLPAGTTPAEGASCFVNPLTALGMTETMRREGHKALVHTAAASNLGQMLNKICLKDGIPLVNIVRSKEQADILKKIGAKHVVDSTSPSFLGDLTDALVETGATIAFDAIGGGKLAGDILNCMEAAINKTAKEYSRYGSNVHKQVYVYGALDTRPIELPRGFGMAWGVGGWLLFPFLMKIGQADAAKLRQRVVDELKTTFASHYTRVVSLQEALDPANIAVYAKRATGEKFLINPNKSS
- a CDS encoding MBL fold metallo-hydrolase; this encodes MTDLNRRHLLAGAAAVGAAAVTGLGPTVANGAVPQSGAQAPGFYRYKIGSFECTSINDGARSFPMPDKFVVNVPKEEALAAADAAYMPKGMVTIPFNPQLINTGSKLVLIDSGNGVANFEASKGAVGRTLQNLAAAGVDPKSIDIVLLSHLHPDHTNGIRLADGSLAFPNAEIMVPAKDWEFWASEENAGKASSDMMKNYFANVKKTFAGLESKVTKYEWGKEVAPGITSIATPGHTPGHTSFAVASGNAKVLIQSDVTNIPELFLRNPDWHVAFDTDAALAQETRHKFYDMAAAEKATVVGFHFTFPSVGHVEKDGAKYRLIPSAWNPTI
- a CDS encoding NADPH-dependent FMN reductase — its product is MAYHIVTLVGSLRKEGFSIKIANALAKLAPSSLSLEVVTPAGISFFNQDLEGAPPADWLAFREKLQKSNGVLFVTPEYNRSIPGVLKNAIDVASRPYGKSSFNGKPAGIISNSPGPLGGVSAAKHLQNILPGIAGPILQQPEIYLNGVGDAFDAAGNLTKDSLKTVLQQYLDAFAAHVAKNQG
- a CDS encoding septum formation initiator family protein — its product is MVSRARLKSILTGLALYTMAAAIVGYFGINAYTGKYGLNARQELDQEIIALTSELAQLKRERARSEQRVSLLRREKIDPDMLDERARFQLDYVNPHDLVRMNPTN
- a CDS encoding GAF domain-containing protein is translated as MNGPMSRHHAARVEAAIVSGQAARSALVASWRRASRLHHLDPGGRSPPLRLSDAELRQARERIGPLLAAAQAAMDRLYQAVGAAGCCVLLADGKGVPVDRRGTPADDATFQSWGLWTGALWSEEHEGTNGIGTCVVEQRPLTIDRDQHFFTRNTLLSCTAVPIYDHNGMFAGVLDVSSCRADRTDAISSLIALAAGEAAKRIEADLFRRAFAHARILLTPASDGQGGGLVAVDADDLVIGATRSARVGLGIAPGRPLRPMPAADLLGGDTAHDHLAGGQRAVLQRALLRAGGNVSAAAKALGVSRATLHRKLKRFELKH